Genomic DNA from Myxococcales bacterium:
CATGAACCAACGCGAACTCATCGGCCTTGTCAACCGACCCCGTGCGCTGCCCTGGCGAGACAGGTGGGTGGAGTTCAAGCGCAACAACGACAATCCGCCATTGATCGGCGAGTACATCTCGGCGCTGGCAAACGAAGCGTGCTTGCGCGACCAACCTCGGGCCTATCTGGTATTTGGCATCGACAACCAAACCCACAACGTGGTGGGGGACAAAATTTGATCCCTGGTCCGCCAGGGCAAAAGGCAATCAAGATTTGCTGCCATGGCTAGCGGGCCAGCGCCGAGGCAAACCCTGGCCTTGAGGCCGTTCGACGTGACGCACCCAGATGGGCGCGTCATCTTGCCTGTCGATCGGGCCGGCACCCAATCAGCCGGTTCAGTTTATGGGCAAGGGCTATGCCAGATCAGGGGCGAGCAAGGTCGATCTCAGCCGCCATCCCGATAAGGCAAGGGCCTTATGGACCAAGGGGCAAGATTGGTCGGCGGCGATTTGCGACCATGCGAGCCTTGAGGACTTAGACCCGCTCGCCATTGCCAAAGCGCGCGACCAATTTCGCGAGAAGAATCCGGCGAAGG
This window encodes:
- a CDS encoding ATP-binding protein codes for the protein MDADTYHRAAQSAVMNQRELIGLVNRPRALPWRDRWVEFKRNNDNPPLIGEYISALANEACLRDQPRAYLVFGIDNQTHNVVGDKI